The DNA segment AGTAGCTGTACAACATAGCAGCTGTTAGAAAGTGATAGAAGGCAGCAACATGAGCTCTCTTGGGATCAAAGAAGATGCTCGAGCTGTCTGGTCTCAAGTACCATCTCTTCACCACACCGTCCTTGAAGTCATCTCTCGTTGTGACTCCAAAGATGACGGAGCCAATGAATGACATCAGAACCACCATGAAGAACATGAGGTAGATGATCTTATCCATCTTTCTCTCAATCATGCTTCTCTTGGAAGGAGGATCAGTTGAGTTCTGTATGACCTTTGTGTCGTGACCAGTGAAGATAACCGCGCCGAAGATGAACTCGGTGTTCCTGAGCTTTGAGTCTCTGAGGAGAAGCTGCTGAGGCGAGAGAGGGTACTTGGTTCCTTTAAGCTCCATGGTGCCGACAAAGGAGTACAAGTTGGCGTTTGGATCCTCGCATTTGACGAAAGCTTCAAAGCCTTTGAAGTTAAAGTCTTCCCTCAAGGAGGAAGTGACTTCTAGTCCTTGTTTGACTTTGAGATTGGTCTCGCCGTCTAGGTTCATTGTCTCTACGTAGCAGATAGCGTCCTCGTAGCTAGATGAAAGGAGAACAAGATCTGCAGGGAAGAACTGGTTCTTCTCTACCTTCACTATGTCTCCAACGCTTAGAGTCTTCCACTCCTTGGAATCAAAGTTCCCATCTCCTCTATGCACTTTTACTCTCCTATTATTCACCTCAATGTCCTAATAACATGAAAATGCTTGTATCTTTCAGACAAGATCAAGAAAAAGACTAGTCATGAGCATATTATCCGAAAACCGAACTAAAACCGAACTGGAGCTGAACCGaataaacaaaaccaaaaacggACCAAAGTTTACAAAAACTCGAACGGTTCCTATTTCTctattctctacaaaaaaatggAAACCCAACTTGAACCCGACATTATCCAAACCCATCCGGTCCGAAAGATGTTCGGGTCCTAAACACCCCAACCCTAATAACCAATCCAAAtgattctatatttttaaatactctCAGATTAAGAAATCAGTGTAGGCAGCGTCTAGGTGCCGCCTAGTGGATAAATCGGAAACGATTTTTTcaatccatttaaaaaaaaaaaatcggtctAGATGTTCAAAAAATCGTTCTTGGCAATAATCCTCCAGGATGCGCCTAACCACCACTTAGCGATTTATCGAACATTAAACAAGACCATAACTAAGATTGCAAGAAACTAAAGAACCAAAGAGTATACCTGCTTGTTGCGGCGCCAATCTTCAACACCTTCTTTAACCATAGTAGCACCAATAACAAAAAGGAGAGGGAAAATGGCGCTTGCAGCAGTGTAAGGAGCAAGGGGAGTGAAAGACAAGACCCCAGTGACCAAGAAGTAGAAGTTTGCGACTCTTCTGAACTGCTCAAAGAGTGATTTTGGCAAGAAAGTGGCGAGAGTGTACTTGGTTGTTCTCACGTAGTTGTCGCTGTAGCTGCTCGAGTCAGCTTCGGGCGAATCCGGTTCGTTGATGAAGACGAGACGAGAGTAACCGGGTCCTCCGATTTGAGAGTGGTCTTGCTTGAAAAACGCTTGAGTGCACGTGAGTGTGTAGAGCTTGCTCAAGTGTATTCTTCTCCTCCTTCGTCTCTTTAGTCCACTTCCTGCCATTGAGAGATCTACAGgagaaagaaacaaagtttgaatctttttttggatattcaaagtacaaaaacaaaacttgtttTCAGACAGAactgaattattattttaatatacccgcgagaatatttttaaaatgaagaaaaataaaagttatcattttttggctttttttaaattacagaaaaagaaaagaaaaaaaagacagtAGAGATTAAGGCAGGACCTCAAACCAACCGAGGAGAAAAGCAGACAAGACCGTGACTGGTTTTATTCTCCGACCTCGTTTTCTGCGACTCTCTCCGGTTACctaaatttgttttctttctttgtcgGGAAAATGAGAGTTTTTTTCTCTAGGGAAAATGGATTTAGAAGTGTGAGAGAGAGCTGAGATCAAGAAGGGTGTTTACGAAAGGTTGTGATCTATGAGAAAGTGAAGATCTTTATAATCTGATAAACCAAGAAAATGGAGCTTGAGTGAGAGAGATCTCATGgatttttatgaatttatagCCAGAATGATCTTCTGCCAATCCAAACAAATTGGGAAGacgaagaggacgaggaagaaagaaacagagagaaagTGCCAAGATTCGGACAAGTCATGGTTCCCTTTCtagaaataattaataataatgtttgatgGAATAACAACAGCAAATCTCAAATCCTctcataaaagaaaaataattaaaagcaTTCAATAGAAGGAAACAAACGTTTGCTCTGTGTACAGACAGAACACAGAAAACtggacttctttttttttaattatttgtatgttCTAATGATTGTCAGATTATCAGAAGAACatacgagaaaaaaaaaaaaagaagtgagaATTAATTTTGGTTAGAGAGGggagagatgaagaaggagaagaatcgATTGGAGGAACATTAGATGCGCCGTCGTGGCGGAGAGAAGGTGAGACCAACACACAAAATGCGGGTCAAACACACTTTAAAATTCATCTATTGCATGAATGAATTCTTCTTATTTAATTAGTAGTATAGATATTCTCTCTTTATTAGTAGTATAAAAATGCCCGTACCTTTGTTGTTAAACTCTTGCAACAAAGGATTGATCCTTCTGGTCTTAACCCAACCATAAATAGGAGGACTGTACATTTTAATTACTCTAATTAAAATGTgatattattctatttttgaaCCATTATATATGCTCATATtacttttcttcattttctctttgactaataatatatataatgagtACAACTCtataaaaaatggaataattaaatataagatgttCTTATGTTGATTgcaaaatttcatattataatGAGTACTGATGAACGAAGGTAGTCACGTCACATAAGACTCACCAAAAGCACACTAAAACCGATCTTCCATAGTCATATTATTAAGTTGATCCGATCCCACCAGACAAAACCACAGTCTTGAGATCATATGgagatatcttttttttatgataCTGTTGGATTGCTTATAGACTATATAGTGAAGGGAATTTTGAGCTAACTCAATCAGATCTGATCCAATACAAGAATGGATGGTAGTTCAAACAATTTAGATAAAAGAATTTAAACATGGAAGATCATGCATGTCAACATATCATATGCacatttttgtttggtttaaaattcaaaatctcaCAAACACTCAATTTATCATAATAGTGCtaataatgaaatatttttttgctcAATGAGTTGGGGGAATGACTTTATATTCTCAAGAATTTGGTACGGGTTATTAGGGGACTTTGGATTTAATGCATAAAACATGCCACCGGCTTTGTATAGTTCGGTATGCATCATTTATTGAATGAATATGGCTTCGGTGGTTAAGAACGGGAGACGCGAGAGTAGGTTCATTTTTGTCAAAATGTGATCTAAGGTCTAATTTTCGTGTCTAGCCAGCTTATAAACAGCGTTGAAGAAAATATATGTACCTCTGACATAAAGTGTGTGATCGtgcagttaaaaaaaaagtgtgtgATCGTGGATTCGTGGGTAGATCTTAGCGTTAGTGAATTCAAATTCACGATGTGTGAAGATGTACGTGACTTAACCTTAGTTAATGCTAGATGAATGGCCTAATGCGTCCCCTCTCAGTGGAAGTATTGTAGTTGTTATTGTGTCACTAGTCGAGTTTAatattatgaatttatttttttctcaattttatatattttgataattggtACGAAGTAATATTTATGAggtcatttatttttaatatttgtttgtttaatattatgaatttatttttttgtcaattttatatattttgataattggtACGAAGTAATATTTATGAGGtaacttatttttaatatttgttttttaaaatacacaaaagtacaataaaaaatattttgtttattgcaAAAGTCAGCAATAGAAACTATCATAAagttgtgttacaaaaaaaaaaagaaactatcaTAAAGTCACAAGGTACATATACGCATAAATGAAGTATTACGGGTGATCTTAATTTGTAGAATTCATCATCACCATGTATGTATGCACACTAACTCAACTTTTTACTCTGTATGTATAAACGATTTGCTTCGTTCACTCTTAGAATCAGAACTCTAAAAGTTAATTAATTGGTCATATATGGTAATTGATCATATGTGGTACACTGGTACTTGTCATTATGGCACCAAGCGAATTTCACTTTACGGCGAATGAGAACGCATCCgattttttcatataactaACGTTTGAATTGCTTTATGTCGCATGACTTATCTCGGTGTTCAGAGGTCGACtcgtattttattataatatgacATCGATGTGTgccaatttaattttttttattgatggcTTATCCAGTAGTTTAGAAGTTGTTTAAAAAGTTGAGCAATTAGATTTTATATGATTCGTAGACCTAATTCAAGATTTGGGATTTTCTCAAAATATCTGAATTTGggataattttgtttattatctGGATATCTGTACTAAATTCTTATTCTTATATTCTAACCACCATGATAAcacataaatatattgtatatatgtcACTTTATCCAAATACTTTTAATGCATTTGTCTAAACATGACAAAGTCAGCAGTCTGCAGTATTTTCGTATGCGTTTAATCCGGTAAATCGAACTAATACAATGTTAACCTAATTAACAAATCAATTCagaaaactaaatatatttgattatgttttaaatatattcatgtttTTTCATTGGGAATCAAGATAAaagttttacaatatatatatatatatattgaataatctTGAAAGACAAAATCTAAGAGGGAACCTAAATTCTGATTAAACAACACCGCTATTTGTTTCTCTTACCGAAACACTCGAGCTGTATTGTATGCGTGGTGACCGTTTGGCACGAAATAATTTGCATCTATTCCTGGGTCGGGTTCACTAGTCAAAGTATCGATTGCGCAACTTTTCAAGTTACTGGTCCGTTGGTTTGTGGTAATTCTTGGTACATCTAATctacgataaaaaaaattagttttctattttaaagttGTAATATACTATGAATTTAGcttcaaaaaacataatttgttttatgCAAATGCAACGAGATGCCACACTCTCAATAAAGACTAATATGCCCATGAGAATATCCCCAAGATTCCCCATGCAAACGAGAGTAGCTTCAGTAATTATATAATACAAATTATGTCTTATTCAGTTATCCCTTATTGTCAATTGTTTACAAAGCCTACCATAATTTTCATTAAGCAaacatacattgaataattacatatattgaCGCAGTAATATATTTCGAACACGATGATAGAGATACACATACTCCCTAAACATGATCCAAAGTACTCATAAATCTACCAAGCTACAAAACGGTGTCCAACATTTGATTATTTGTAATGGTTATTTATATATCTTCGGTGGGTGTCTCCTCATCGGTATCAGGCAAATTAAAGAAATTAAGAGCAAAGAAGTTTCTAAAATGTCCGTACGTGTGAAGtatgaacaatttataaataatgCAGTAATGCATGATACCGATTATTTATTCATGAATCGACGTTGACgggaagaaaataaataattgacgTTGACATGAATAATGAGAGCTTGCCACGAAGATGGTAGGAGCCGACAGAAAGCTAAAatccataattaatttttttttgttaaaagataGTACTAATGATCGTCGACTATAGACCATAACTTAGTATTCCTCATTTACTATTGTCTATTTTCTACCAGCGATGATAAACACAAATGATAAACACACAGCAAATTGTAAATTCTGATTCGACATGCAATCTCAGACCTTAGCAAAGAAAACGTTAGAATGCAACCAAACCAACTCAAAGTAAACCGAAAGAATTAATTGAGTCGATCTTCCAGTTTTTGGGAGTAAAACCTCCATTATATGCTGGTTAATTACATTTTTATCATTAAATCTTGAAATGTTATAAGAGAtctatgtttatttatttatttttgattcatTAATTCTCTGATATTTATTGGAAATATTTGAATTATGCGGCcagtataatttttttcaagtgCTTGTATAATTAAATAAAGTTGGTAGCCATATAGTCTAAAGTTGTGATTGGTATTTACGATACTTTTTCCCTAAAGATAATTACTTTAAGATGTTGACGATGAAATCCACGCGGTTTACGGAATCTCCAGTTAACCGAGACAATTATTCCATCAAATGTGATTTGAGAAATTAATTGAATGCTAAATATTTTCTCAATCATGGTTAACATTTTAATTTAGACTTCCGTATACTTgacattttcttttgttttttgcttTTTGTATATTGTGTACACTCTACAAACTTGAATAtactaaaacaacaaacacaatCCATTATCAGGTGTGCACATCTTCAACCCAACCTCAAATcttcaaattttaaagttttgaacCCAACTTCAAATCCTTAGTTTCGAGATTGTGAATATTGAAatctcaaatttgaaatttcactATTTACAACCTCAAAACTatcttgtaatttttttttgagctttttagttatttatttcataaatattagtaacttttgttaatatcAAAGATTATAAtgcaaataaataaacttttaaaaatattttttgaggaTTCATGGTTGGAGTAATCAACCCTCAAATCTtcattttgaagttttactccCCTTAAAATAAGGTCTTGGGTTagaaatactctaaatagagaACAAAACTAGCAGCGAAACAGTGAAACAACTTCCCTCACACACAAAATCTTGTAAAAACAATTGATAAAACGTTTAGAATCGTCTGATGTTAAGCGAAACACAGGAAATACATAATATGAGGATATACAAAAACTTGCTACCTATAACTAAACAGTATATAGATTGATCGCTAATTATTGAATTTGTTTAGACTAATGATTGTGCTACTTTTGTAATCTCTAAATCATCAAAACTTATTGGACCATATAAAATTAAGTGGAAGGTTGTTTCATATGTATAAATATCATATCGGAGACTTGGCATTTCCGATGATATTTTTACGTACACATCCCATTCGAATCATCTAAGGAGGCCACTTTGGTCAGTACAACATATTTGGTCTTTTTTTCGTCATCCTTTTGAAGCAATTATATGTAACTTTAGTGTTGTCTTATTTTCTTTTGCCTCttcaatctctttttttttattactacttTTCGAGCTATACTTTACGTTGCTAAAAAAAAGAGCTACACTTTACAAATCAATTTTCAATTTATGTGTATGGTTtgaattcaaatatattttcaaagcatcaaatgctttattttctttttggtaaatttcAGTTAAGCTCTAGATAACGACAAAAGATAACTATattctaaacctgatttctataACTAGAGCTCTCTTTCAATGATAAAACTAAACACCTATACAAAACCCAAATTTTGCCGCAGGGTCAAGTTAAGAAAGACAAATACCGAGAAGTGAGTTAACTTCAACAAATGTAAAagaacattaaaattttaaaataatagaaaatgataaacaaaagtaaaaacgATGGACCACACACAAAATAATAGCAAGTGAGCAAGACGgaaaatggaaaaagaagaagaaagggatAAGAAAAATAGTTGGTAAAATCTAACTGCCACAATACTAGAAAAAGAGCATAGAAATGGGAAGGCAAACAGAGAAGCCTAATTGGCTAATGTCCAACGCATGTCACTCTACCTACAAATCTCACCGGTCCTTAACATCTACTTCTAACCAACCTCTTGAGTACTATTATCTAGAAAAAACATACATACACACATGTCACGTAACAAAACCATTACTGACATCACCATGTTATATCATCATGCCTTTATGAAATTAACAAACATTGTTTTAGTCGTGATATACAGAAAATAACAGCTATCGGACCAATAATCTGCGTTAATAATAGGAGATATTTTTCGTACcaattattgtttatttttgatattttacttACCATCCTTCATTTTTGGGACGCGGAGAATTTCATGTAACAAAGAGCTCATGACCAGATGGTAAGGCCCCTTAGTGTgtgggtttttgtttttgaagaaACAATATTTATGAGAAGATGTCACTTTCTAAAATTCTTATTGGATTAGGTATTTTTTGGAACTGCGTTATTAAAAACTACCCACTTTCTACAATCTGTTCATTAAAAACTTGTCCAAAATATGTTCTGGTATTATCAAAACTTGCTCATCACTTAGTAATAATGCTCTTTTTTAACTAAACACTTAAACTTAGTCGATTAGAAACCAAACTAGTATATATTTTGCATATATATCTTACAAGTAACTCATCCATCGACAAGTTTATAGGTGCTAGATCTCGAAGCTGGACATGTTTTGATAGAACATAACGTACTTTTTAACAACTTCTGATAGAAAATATCAAAAGTGGTAGTTTCTAATACTTTTTTCTTAATATGGTAGATCCAgaagattttgttttaaaagggCTGAGTGAGGAAAAACCTAAATAgtgtaataaaataattatacaagAGGAATTTAACACTTTTGATTTATTGTAGTACTGATTCATTGTAACGTCTTGATCCGTCAATGGGTTTCACCCTCTTCGATATCTTGCGCGTTATTGAAAGAGTTCAAAAGAATTGATATAACCTATAACATGATCATATCCCATATTTTTTCCTCACTCATACGATATTAAGATTGATCAGCAATCAGCAATATGATAGgttattcattttttaattattccagTTCAAACATATTCAAATGGTTAATTAGAAAATCAAGTGTATTTTATATCAGAGGCaaccaaaatcaatttttataagTCTTTTCTATTTAATCTACTAACATGGGTATTACGTACGTTGATCCCACAGTCCGCAATAGCATCTCCAGCTACAGAGACTCTAACCCTACCTTAACTTCTGACATGCTTTTTTGGTTTTCAACTTCTTAAGACCTAATCTGCTTGATATCACGGATTGATGGTCTTCTTCAACAATCTCTCTGCATGATTGCgatctcttctcttcctcctctaTGCTGTTTATACTTGACAAAGTATTTTCTTCTATTTCCTAACTATTGAAGTATAAAATCTATGGGCTTTGCCCGTAGCAAACACTATCTGGCCTGGGCTGTATCATCTTTGTATCTTTTTATTCAAATAGCAAACTTATCctcaaaaacaaatataccacCATAATTACAAATTACAATATCGGCCTAATCACTTTCAATATGTTAGATGAAGCCCAGTATATTCAACAAGcccattatatttttaatctcgACTTCAATTTTATTAACTCAGATCCACCTACTCCTACCGATCATTATCCCTTGAAACTCCTGAACAAGATGGCATCAGATCTTACCGCTTTTCTGTCAGTAGAAGAAGCTCACCTCCAAATCCTCAGTGTTTATGTATGTTTAACGCAGCCAAAACACGTAACACGTTTTGTGTAATATTAATGCCCAGTGTCTTTTTGTTCATTGTATTGCCATTGGTTGTAACATTAATGCACAACTTCAACTTCAACTTCAATAAACGTTTGTGAGAAAAGGTAAATGTTATTGCCAGTGATCTAGACTCGTTACCAGTTTTTAGGTCGGAAGGAAGCATCAGTCCCATTTTGTTTATGGTTAACCACGTTTTTTAGTTGATTAGTGCGTAATAATGACCTGAAATTATAGCCTATTTCTCCACTACAGTTAGAAGCAACGTAGCATTCTGATGAAGACTTTGATCTGTTTAAACCACCTAACCCATCGTTGCACcaaactttctttatttttcattcatACTTCAAGACATCTCAATGCTCCTAAACTCTTTATATACACACATTACTTCACCAATTGTGACTTGGAGCTTCCATCTCAAACACAATGGATTCAAGTTTAATGAGTTGGTCACTTCTATTAGCTTTTGCTCTTATCTCTCCCTTTAGTGTTAATGCACAAGGACCTGCCGCTTCACCAGCAACCCCCACCATCAGTACTCCTCCTCCAACAACCACTGTTCCTCCTCCAACGACCACTGCTCTGCCACCAACAACCACTGTTCCGCCTCCAACAGCAACTGTTCCACCTCCCACTACCACTGCTTCGCCTCCAACAACAGTTGTCCCGCCCGTTTCAGCTACTCCGCCACCAGCAACACCGACTACACCTCCACCAGCAGTTACTCCAACTTCATCACCACCAGCTCCAAAGGCTGCACCAGTAATCAGTCCAGCAACACCACCTCCACAACCACCACAAAGCCCGCCAGTTTCAGCTCCAACCGTCTCACCACCGCCTGCACCTGCCTCTCCCCCACCGGCGTCACCACCTGCACCAACTTCTCCACCACCAGCACCAGCCTCACCCCCTCCAGCGCTTACGCCAATAACTCTACCACCAGCACCAGCTCCTGCTAAGCACAAGAAAAAGCACAAACACAAGAGGCATCACCATGCCCCAGCTCCAGCACCAACTCCTCCAAGCCCTCCATCTCCTCCAGTTCTAACAGATTCCCAGGACACTGCTCCAGCACCATCACCTTTCCAGAACGCGGTAACACTCAAACTAGAATCTTGAAAAGAAACACACTCTCACTCACCAAACTGAGTttgttttataacttttttctttattttctggTTATACAGAACGGAGGAAATGCATTGAACCAGCTACAAGGAAGAGTAGGAATGTGGCTCACTACCGTAATGGGAACTCTTGTTCTGATGGCTATGACAGCCTAAATTTTCTAGCTCTTTTGCTCTATCACCTATGTATCCACTTGAAAAACTACATTTTTTCCCCATTGTATACCAAcacattgattaaaaaaaaataatacattttttctCTATTCTTTCCGGaaaatatgttaatcatatctaagaagaagaaagaaagcaaaaaaaaaacaaatcaaatttgatCAGTAGTTGAATCCTTGGAGGTTTCTTTGCGGAAGTCATACTCAACAATGAGACCAAGATTGTCAACCAGCTTATGATGCTTAAGACATCCTCCACACTGCCACAGGAAGAACAAAAACTTTTAATAAGCTCTCTCAGGACAATTAAGCGAACATGTGGTGTGTACCTGGACAAAGACAAGGCCACGCTCATAAGCCAAACGGTTGATAAGCCGTTTAGTTCTCACTCCGCATGAGTTGCAACTGAACTCCACTTGCAAACTTCTCCTTGGCAGCTTAATATCTACAGAAGCAACCTGTCCCTGCAATAAACAAAGTCTCAGAGAGAAAGACACAAACACCATTTAAGACCAAACTGAAAGTGAGTTACCTCCTCTTCTGGGTTTAACTCGGAATCATCATCAGTGAGAGATccaaaaacagaaaacaacCGTTTCCTTCGCTTGCGTGCTCCCTCCTCTACCACTCGAACAGTTCTTGACCTGAAAGAAACATCAAAAAGGATGCAACTTTGGGAGATTTTCGTGACTCATCAAAGGAAAGAGTTAAGCTTTGGGACCTGTGTTGAAGAGCAGATACAGGGTTGTTTTGCTTGTAGGAGAGAAGATGCGGCTTGTGGAAATTGATTGGCTTTCGATTAAAAGTTATCGGAGAATAGATTGGAGCCGAAACGGGGGACAAACCGGCCACCGTATTCGCCATGTTATCGCGTCCGTACTTTGTCTGTCTCACGGTGTTGCCTCTATCGGAGTTGAAGTAAATGGTACGGAGAAACGGTCGCCGTTGATTTCTACTGTTTCTAACGTCTCAGATCCGGCCACGTCATTAGACATAAATAAAACTAACTCTGTTTCGTAATAAAAGAGTGAGCGAGCgctcatattaattaatttgcaAAAATCCACGTTAAATCatggtttatttttaattaaataaatttcatgCACATTTAAGAATAATATATTCCATCTGTTTGGcaaaagatcaaagttttcttaaaacattgtctcaaaatacatgttttatacatttatatttttatgatgtAATAAGGAAAAATTACTAACTTGTAAAAAACTAGTTCTACTTATTGATATTTATtggttaaaatttataaacaataattaatcacaaaaatatatttatcaaaaaatgtaatatattattttaatatgtgtaaaaagtaaaaacatcaaaatatacatattttaaacagagaaaatattattttaaaataacatagaTACATCACATATTTTTCAAGTTATTATTTTAGTCGATGAcacaaaattaaacaatattacaaaaaaaaatgattttgtcaTAGTTCTTTCTCCTAATTTGGATTTTTTGCCTAATTTGGATTTGGATTTGCATTTGGTTATCTCTACATTAACCCTTTTTGTCAAgtgcaataaaaaaaataaaccctTATTATCaacactcaaaaaaaaaatttgtagatGAAGTTGCAACATAATTTAATCgcaattttcaagaaaatatgaTAGTAAAACttatctcattttttttttcaatttttaatggTCAAGGACAATGAAGAAAATAGGGAGAAGTACGAGTCTTTATAGTTACATCAATTTTCGGACaagaataataatatttaaagatTCTTGATCAGATCACAAAATATGGTTGATCAAGAAAAGAACAAATCCTTCCCTCCCTTCCCTTGTTCTTTCAAATCTCTGACAAAGCTAATATACATTGATTCGGTCAGATCAgtcttcttcatcaacctcTCTGAAAGGAAGCGGTACTGTCTTCACAGCTCGAAACTTCCCTGCATTATTTAGATGCTCATTCTCCAATCTGCAacattggttttgtttttcatcCATCAGTATATATATCCTGAATCTGATACCAAAAAAAGATCCTTAAAAAAGGAAGAATAG comes from the Brassica napus cultivar Da-Ae chromosome A7, Da-Ae, whole genome shotgun sequence genome and includes:
- the LOC106354035 gene encoding lysine-rich arabinogalactan protein 19-like; amino-acid sequence: MDSSLMSWSLLLAFALISPFSVNAQGPAASPATPTISTPPPTTTVPPPTTTALPPTTTVPPPTATVPPPTTTASPPTTVVPPVSATPPPATPTTPPPAVTPTSSPPAPKAAPVISPATPPPQPPQSPPVSAPTVSPPPAPASPPPASPPAPTSPPPAPASPPPALTPITLPPAPAPAKHKKKHKHKRHHHAPAPAPTPPSPPSPPVLTDSQDTAPAPSPFQNANGGNALNQLQGRVGMWLTTVMGTLVLMAMTA
- the LOC106354036 gene encoding mitochondrial protein import protein ZIM17-like codes for the protein MANTVAGLSPVSAPIYSPITFNRKPINFHKPHLLSYKQNNPVSALQHRSRTVRVVEEGARKRRKRLFSVFGSLTDDDSELNPEEEGQVASVDIKLPRRSLQVEFSCNSCGVRTKRLINRLAYERGLVFVQCGGCLKHHKLVDNLGLIVEYDFRKETSKDSTTDQI